The following proteins are encoded in a genomic region of Pelodictyon phaeoclathratiforme BU-1:
- a CDS encoding ferredoxin--NADP reductase, whose protein sequence is MDRTQYNATVVGKIMVTPDLMIFRIHTDEAREEFEAGQNLLLGLYGFEKRSSNSEPELVPAEGEKLIRRPYSLASEKTETRQLEFYISQVKSGQLTSRLFNLNVGERLYVGTKITGIFRLDETPDGSDIVMVATGTGIAPYISFLRSHIVERPESKMVVIQGAAHRWDLGYYSELTFLEKSFANFFYVPTLTDADDRWDGYRYCIEELLRKDVLQNEFNISPDPERTHFFVSGQPEMVGHVSEWLSDFGYTRHHPDDPGELYIEEF, encoded by the coding sequence ATGGATAGAACACAATATAATGCAACGGTTGTCGGTAAAATCATGGTCACGCCAGACCTGATGATCTTTCGGATCCATACTGACGAAGCAAGAGAGGAGTTTGAAGCGGGGCAGAATCTGCTTCTTGGTCTTTACGGATTTGAAAAACGCTCTTCAAATTCGGAGCCTGAACTGGTTCCTGCAGAGGGCGAAAAACTTATCCGGCGCCCTTATTCGCTTGCCTCGGAAAAGACCGAGACAAGGCAGCTTGAGTTTTACATTTCACAGGTCAAGTCGGGTCAATTGACCTCAAGGCTCTTCAACCTCAATGTTGGGGAGAGGCTCTACGTAGGCACCAAGATCACCGGCATCTTCCGTCTTGATGAAACGCCCGATGGCAGCGATATTGTGATGGTTGCCACAGGAACCGGAATTGCCCCCTACATCAGTTTTTTACGCTCCCATATCGTTGAACGGCCGGAAAGCAAGATGGTGGTAATACAGGGTGCAGCTCACCGCTGGGATCTTGGTTATTACAGTGAATTGACTTTTCTTGAAAAAAGTTTTGCAAACTTCTTTTATGTTCCGACTCTTACCGATGCCGATGATCGCTGGGATGGCTACCGCTATTGTATTGAGGAGCTGTTACGAAAGGATGTTTTGCAGAACGAGTTTAACATATCACCCGATCCCGAACGGACGCACTTTTTTGTCAGCGGGCAGCCTGAGATGGTGGGTCACGTGTCGGAGTGGCTCTCCGATTTCGGATATACACGCCATCACCCTGACGATCCCGGAGAGTTATATATAGAAGAGTTTTGA
- a CDS encoding tetratricopeptide repeat protein, translated as MHIIHPINDFLFELFPKAKEAGNNIDVLKQEIETFYTVGPFKPAITIVHGIIDITIEGDLIAQHNSRYNKVLALCDVRQYTEAKEQISQLIKEAPHISEYHRVLGQILSEQGEQDDAINSLIDALRWDPKNGWALIITGNIMARYQHDLETAMKYYECALQHKPDDYVSMTLIAINLIQNGNPDAARQYLDRAFAVNPAYPNIYYAFALLAEAEHHSREAFEMSIVALFKNPKKDLLYQQSLKSAMKAASEIIDEEVGGDLVNAYASTLEEECGKKIVIETDTGLKSAAKIECAENHDRSYHLVKYNPDYPAVHHLIMHELAHLHFAAQARQTGKNKLFVSNDENKKRFLGSHEKDARMLSKKGYDDALIENYYALFQVLNAQIFNTPIDLYIEDYLFQNYPALMPYQFLSLLGLIQEGIYATTDEQILTIAPPEILSKSKIFNLVKALHFQKRYGVNLIEEHKPTTAEKEQAVTFYREYEECRTRHTPGDEYELLQRWAKQLYLQNFFALIEEPDYREQSDLIERLCAEVQVDLPGKGDAAHPADQKRQLCTEAHQGKDINMAVTRFMVEALHYFKNLTDSEITAIAIQIGLMCGEGINPDAEGYTIPLIAARTFTGYQVLAYYYVSWAKAFPEYLQQLQLPFDKEYEFALEMLGMGGG; from the coding sequence ATGCACATTATCCATCCGATAAACGATTTTTTGTTTGAACTTTTCCCCAAGGCAAAAGAGGCGGGAAACAATATTGATGTACTGAAGCAGGAGATTGAGACCTTTTATACGGTAGGGCCTTTCAAGCCAGCGATTACCATCGTGCACGGCATCATCGATATCACGATTGAGGGTGACCTGATTGCACAGCACAACAGCCGCTATAACAAAGTCCTTGCACTCTGTGATGTCCGCCAATATACCGAGGCCAAAGAGCAGATCAGTCAGCTCATCAAGGAAGCTCCTCATATTTCAGAGTACCACCGGGTACTTGGCCAAATCCTTTCAGAGCAGGGCGAACAGGATGATGCCATCAACAGCCTTATCGATGCACTGCGCTGGGACCCGAAAAATGGGTGGGCGCTTATTATTACGGGCAACATTATGGCCCGCTATCAGCACGACCTTGAGACGGCTATGAAATACTATGAGTGCGCTCTGCAGCATAAACCCGACGATTATGTTTCCATGACGCTGATTGCCATCAACCTGATCCAGAACGGGAATCCGGATGCAGCACGGCAATACCTCGACAGGGCTTTTGCGGTTAATCCCGCTTATCCGAATATCTATTATGCCTTTGCCCTCCTTGCAGAGGCTGAACATCATTCCAGGGAAGCGTTTGAGATGTCGATTGTTGCGCTTTTCAAGAATCCCAAAAAGGATCTGCTCTATCAGCAATCGCTGAAGAGCGCCATGAAGGCGGCAAGTGAGATTATTGACGAAGAGGTCGGTGGTGATCTTGTCAATGCCTATGCCTCGACGCTGGAGGAGGAGTGCGGCAAGAAAATCGTTATCGAAACGGATACCGGGTTAAAGAGCGCAGCCAAAATCGAGTGTGCCGAAAACCACGACCGGAGCTACCACCTCGTCAAATACAATCCAGACTACCCGGCGGTTCACCATCTGATCATGCATGAGCTCGCGCATCTGCATTTTGCGGCTCAGGCACGACAGACAGGGAAAAACAAGCTCTTTGTCAGCAATGATGAGAACAAAAAGCGATTCCTGGGTTCCCATGAAAAAGATGCCAGGATGTTGAGCAAAAAAGGTTACGACGATGCGCTCATCGAGAACTATTATGCCTTGTTTCAGGTGCTGAACGCCCAGATCTTCAACACGCCGATTGATCTTTATATCGAGGATTATCTGTTTCAGAACTATCCGGCTCTCATGCCCTATCAGTTTCTTTCGCTGCTTGGCCTTATACAGGAAGGAATTTACGCAACGACCGATGAACAGATTCTGACCATTGCACCACCGGAAATCCTCTCGAAATCAAAGATATTTAATCTGGTCAAGGCACTGCACTTTCAAAAGCGGTATGGGGTGAACCTTATAGAAGAGCACAAGCCAACCACCGCAGAAAAAGAGCAGGCTGTAACCTTCTACCGCGAATATGAGGAGTGCCGAACCCGGCACACGCCCGGCGATGAATATGAACTGCTTCAGCGGTGGGCAAAGCAGTTATATCTGCAGAACTTTTTCGCACTCATTGAAGAGCCCGATTACCGGGAGCAAAGCGACCTTATCGAGCGCCTTTGCGCTGAAGTGCAGGTCGATTTGCCCGGCAAAGGTGATGCCGCCCATCCGGCAGACCAGAAGAGGCAGCTCTGCACCGAGGCGCATCAGGGCAAAGATATTAATATGGCCGTAACCCGGTTCATGGTCGAAGCACTGCATTACTTCAAAAATCTGACCGACTCGGAGATCACTGCCATTGCCATCCAAATAGGCCTGATGTGTGGGGAGGGAATAAACCCGGATGCAGAAGGCTACACCATCCCGCTCATAGCCGCCAGAACCTTCACCGGATACCAGGTGCTGGCCTACTATTACGTGAGCTGGGCAAAGGCATTCCCTGAGTACCTGCAGCAACTCCAGCTCCCGTTTGACAAAGAGTACGAATTTGCTCTTGAAATGTTGGGGATGGGAGGGGGATGA
- a CDS encoding SOS response-associated peptidase, which produces MCGRFGFYELKYFLDLLRQLELPFEENQDYPQTNRYNIPPETDILTLQANHGAYKLTSARWGLIPYWSKELPKIRPINARSESLVSKPYYRHLVGRNHCLIPASGFYEWERIDGKKKQPWYIHRADGLPMAFAGLWDTWKSKHTEEPAITTCTIITTVANEQIAPLHDRMPVILESENWKRWLEADPRNLSKMLVPADNGILEMYQVSTLVNNARYQSGNCIEQVE; this is translated from the coding sequence ATGTGCGGACGATTCGGGTTTTACGAACTGAAGTACTTTCTTGACCTTCTTCGCCAACTGGAGTTGCCGTTTGAAGAGAATCAGGACTACCCCCAGACGAATCGTTACAACATCCCTCCGGAAACAGATATTCTAACTTTGCAGGCCAACCATGGAGCTTATAAGCTCACCTCGGCACGATGGGGGTTGATTCCCTATTGGTCCAAAGAACTTCCCAAAATCAGGCCAATAAACGCACGCTCTGAATCATTGGTCTCGAAACCCTATTACCGACATCTTGTTGGGCGGAACCACTGCCTGATTCCAGCGAGCGGCTTTTATGAATGGGAGCGCATCGACGGTAAAAAGAAGCAACCCTGGTACATCCACCGGGCAGATGGCTTGCCCATGGCATTTGCCGGACTATGGGACACCTGGAAGTCGAAGCATACCGAAGAGCCCGCAATCACGACCTGTACCATCATCACTACAGTGGCAAATGAGCAGATAGCACCTCTCCATGACCGAATGCCCGTAATTCTCGAATCCGAAAACTGGAAAAGATGGCTCGAAGCTGATCCTCGAAATCTTTCGAAGATGCTGGTTCCCGCAGATAACGGCATTCTGGAAATGTATCAGGTATCAACACTGGTCAACAATGCCCGCTATCAGAGTGGCAACTGTATTGAGCAGGTTGAGTGA
- a CDS encoding helicase-related protein, with product MRIEDIIQGSSLTGLEPSAVATVIAVVPIADGAVRVIYQTPDGTLKERLLGRTDEASIAVAISERPWSFDGDGEAFKLTVEAKRIDLAFLFDPMMAVHTSNVEPLPHQITAVYEAMLPRQPLRFVLADDPGAGKTIMAGLYIRELIMRADARRIVIVAPGSLVEQWREELFEKFGLEFRVFTRDLEAATPSGNPFEDIDHLIVRLDQMARNEELQEKLCAAGWDLVVFDEAHKLAAHFFGNKMQKTGRFKLAEKLGAQTRHLLLMTATPHSGKEEDFQLFLSLLDSDRFYGKFRDGVHKVDCSDLIRRMVKEKLVKFDGTPLFPERKAYTVNYQLSDLEAALYEAVTDYVKTEMGKADQLDGKRKGSVGFALTSLQRRLASSPEAIFQSLKRRRERLERRLREEKIGARGQKLLAETLIDVPEDEDDFNAEEQETMEETLVVQATASQTIAELDGEIFILQALEQQAKGLVASGKDRKWDELSRILQNEPQMRDAGGRMRKIIIFSEHRDTLNYLHEKIAGVLGSHDAIVVIHGAVHRDDRRKSQELFRSDPEIRVLVATDAAGEGINLQNANLMVNYDLPWNPNRLEQRFGRIHRIGQQEVCHLWNLVAKETREGDVYFRLLEKLQVVSEALKGEVFNVLGEVFDGISLKDLLMQAIRYGDKPEVRARLSQKIDIALDLDHLKEILKRDALAQESFSAERLFAVKEEMEKAEARRLQPFFVRSFFMKGFESLGGSIYPRESGRFEITNVPAELRERDRLITGRNRRDLAPVLRRYERVCFTKESVRPVDKPGLAFANMIHPGHPLMLALSDLLLEQHANLLRQGTILVDPADDGDQPSLLFLLTHEVKSGDGMVISKRLQFVRVLPDGSTTFAGWAPHLDLEPLASAQRPLLTETLAAPWLNSGLENRALALAASTLVPQHFSEVADRRIAHIDKTLAAVHERLTKEINFWSDRFEKLTDDKKAGKDVRLNLENVRRTLSDLEARLEHRKKELLSMRHVSSATPVLLSGALVIPAGLLRFLQGESASCGSTFSADPAARSRIEQLAMQAVRQSEESRGCRVVDVSTQKCGWDITSYPPAIDGKQPESRHIEVKGRIKGATTITVTRNEMLYALNQAEKFVLAIVQVDENEQIDGPYYLRNPFDAEPGWGVSSINFEISEFLKKAEINL from the coding sequence ATGCGCATTGAAGATATCATCCAAGGCAGTTCCCTTACAGGTCTTGAACCTTCGGCTGTTGCAACGGTTATAGCCGTTGTGCCAATTGCCGATGGAGCTGTCCGGGTTATCTACCAGACGCCTGATGGTACACTCAAAGAACGGCTTTTGGGCCGGACTGATGAAGCGAGCATTGCTGTTGCTATCAGTGAGCGCCCCTGGTCTTTTGACGGAGATGGTGAGGCATTCAAACTTACGGTTGAAGCCAAGCGCATTGATCTTGCTTTTCTGTTTGATCCGATGATGGCCGTTCATACTTCAAATGTAGAGCCCCTTCCGCATCAGATCACGGCTGTTTATGAAGCCATGTTACCCCGTCAACCGCTGCGGTTTGTTCTTGCGGACGATCCCGGTGCGGGCAAGACCATCATGGCAGGCCTTTACATTCGTGAGCTTATCATGCGTGCCGATGCTCGGCGTATCGTAATCGTTGCGCCCGGCAGTCTGGTTGAGCAGTGGCGTGAGGAGCTGTTCGAGAAGTTCGGGCTCGAATTCCGAGTATTCACCAGAGATCTTGAAGCGGCTACTCCGAGCGGAAATCCTTTTGAAGACATCGATCACCTTATTGTTCGTCTCGACCAGATGGCCCGAAACGAAGAGCTGCAAGAGAAGCTTTGTGCTGCCGGATGGGATCTTGTCGTGTTCGACGAGGCGCACAAGCTTGCAGCACACTTTTTCGGCAATAAAATGCAGAAGACGGGCCGCTTCAAGCTGGCCGAAAAGCTTGGGGCCCAGACTCGCCATCTCCTGCTGATGACGGCAACGCCGCACAGTGGCAAGGAGGAGGATTTTCAGTTGTTCCTCTCACTCCTCGACTCCGACCGCTTTTATGGCAAGTTTCGTGATGGTGTTCACAAGGTTGATTGTTCCGACCTTATTCGCCGCATGGTTAAGGAGAAACTGGTCAAGTTTGATGGCACACCTCTTTTTCCCGAGCGAAAGGCATATACAGTCAATTACCAGCTTTCAGACCTTGAAGCGGCACTCTACGAAGCAGTAACCGATTATGTGAAGACAGAAATGGGCAAGGCTGACCAGCTTGACGGTAAACGAAAGGGTTCCGTGGGCTTTGCACTCACCTCTCTGCAGCGTCGTTTGGCCTCAAGCCCTGAAGCCATTTTCCAGTCACTCAAACGCCGAAGGGAACGCCTCGAACGTCGTCTTCGTGAGGAAAAAATAGGAGCCAGAGGGCAAAAGCTTCTTGCTGAAACACTCATCGATGTTCCCGAGGACGAGGATGATTTCAACGCCGAGGAGCAGGAAACCATGGAAGAGACGCTGGTTGTTCAGGCCACCGCTTCACAAACCATTGCAGAACTCGATGGTGAAATATTCATTCTCCAGGCTCTTGAACAGCAGGCCAAAGGACTCGTTGCATCCGGCAAGGATCGCAAGTGGGATGAACTTTCACGCATTCTCCAGAACGAACCCCAAATGCGCGATGCTGGCGGGCGGATGCGAAAAATTATCATTTTTAGTGAGCATCGGGACACGCTTAACTACCTGCATGAAAAAATTGCCGGTGTGCTTGGCAGTCATGATGCAATCGTTGTCATTCATGGTGCCGTTCACCGTGACGACCGCCGGAAATCGCAGGAACTCTTTCGCTCTGACCCCGAAATCCGTGTGCTTGTTGCCACCGATGCAGCCGGTGAAGGTATCAACCTTCAGAATGCCAATCTGATGGTGAACTACGACCTGCCCTGGAACCCCAACCGCCTCGAACAGCGCTTCGGGCGTATTCATCGTATTGGCCAGCAGGAGGTCTGTCATCTCTGGAACCTTGTAGCCAAGGAGACTCGTGAAGGTGATGTCTATTTCCGCTTGCTTGAAAAGCTTCAAGTGGTCAGTGAAGCACTCAAGGGCGAGGTATTTAACGTTCTGGGTGAAGTGTTTGATGGCATCAGCCTCAAGGATTTGCTCATGCAAGCGATACGCTACGGTGACAAACCAGAGGTGCGTGCCCGCCTCAGCCAGAAAATTGATATCGCTCTCGATCTTGACCACCTGAAGGAGATTCTCAAACGCGATGCACTTGCGCAGGAAAGTTTCAGTGCGGAGCGTCTCTTTGCCGTGAAGGAAGAGATGGAAAAGGCCGAAGCCCGCCGGCTTCAGCCCTTTTTTGTTCGCTCCTTCTTTATGAAAGGATTTGAGTCGCTCGGAGGTTCAATCTATCCCCGAGAATCTGGCCGTTTTGAAATCACAAATGTTCCCGCCGAGTTGCGTGAACGCGACCGCCTCATCACCGGGCGTAATCGCCGCGATCTTGCTCCAGTGCTCCGCCGCTATGAACGGGTTTGTTTTACCAAGGAGTCCGTGCGTCCGGTTGATAAACCCGGCCTTGCCTTCGCCAATATGATTCATCCCGGTCACCCGCTTATGCTTGCTCTTAGTGATCTCTTGCTGGAGCAGCACGCCAACCTCCTCCGTCAGGGTACCATCCTTGTTGATCCGGCGGATGATGGCGATCAGCCCTCTTTGCTCTTTCTCCTTACCCACGAGGTGAAATCCGGTGATGGCATGGTCATTTCCAAACGCCTGCAATTTGTTCGGGTTTTACCCGACGGCAGCACTACCTTCGCTGGGTGGGCACCGCATTTAGACCTTGAACCACTTGCGTCTGCCCAGCGACCACTTCTGACAGAAACACTTGCTGCTCCTTGGCTCAACTCCGGACTCGAAAACCGTGCTCTTGCCCTGGCAGCATCTACACTTGTCCCTCAGCACTTCAGTGAGGTAGCTGACCGCCGGATTGCCCATATAGACAAGACTCTTGCCGCTGTCCACGAGCGTCTGACAAAAGAGATAAATTTCTGGTCAGACCGTTTCGAGAAGCTTACCGACGACAAAAAAGCAGGAAAGGATGTACGGCTTAACCTTGAAAATGTTCGCCGCACGCTCAGCGATCTCGAAGCCCGGCTGGAGCATCGCAAAAAAGAGCTGCTCTCCATGCGTCACGTCAGCTCCGCCACACCGGTTCTGCTCAGTGGTGCACTGGTTATTCCTGCCGGATTGCTTCGCTTCCTGCAAGGTGAATCTGCATCTTGCGGCTCTACATTTTCTGCTGATCCCGCAGCCCGTTCACGCATCGAGCAGCTTGCTATGCAGGCTGTCCGCCAGTCTGAAGAATCCAGAGGGTGCCGAGTAGTTGATGTCTCCACTCAGAAATGCGGTTGGGACATTACCTCATACCCGCCGGCAATTGATGGTAAACAACCTGAATCCCGCCATATCGAAGTCAAGGGGCGAATAAAAGGTGCAACAACGATTACCGTCACCCGTAATGAAATGCTCTATGCCCTCAATCAGGCCGAAAAATTTGTGCTGGCCATTGTGCAGGTTGATGAGAATGAGCAGATTGATGGCCCGTACTATCTACGGAACCCCTTCGATGCCGAACCGGGTTGGGGAGTATCATCAATCAATTTTGAAATCAGCGAATTTCTGAAAAAGGCAGAAATTAACTTGTGA
- a CDS encoding RNA-binding domain-containing protein, translating to MLSEDQLKVLLTDMEADTIERTTAVSDTDKFSQAICAFANDLPNHRNPGYLLIGVTDKGVLSGLTVTDELLKNLGGIRSQGNVLPQPYMTVARFALSGGDVAVVEVHPCDLPPVRYKGRVYIRVGPRKGIANEQEERVLTERRVALARSFDARPCSEATIEDIALGQFDAYRREAVDPETIAANNRNIELQLASLRLYDPKPACPTYGGILLFGKNPRFFLPGAYVQYLKLPGTDLTEQPDDQSEISGDLHTLLRELEGRIKLLIQTTMRKVTAFEEKLQPDYPEWALRELLMNAVMHRNYDSNSPIRFYAFIDHLEIQSPGGLYGEATPENFPTRNSYRNPVIAEAMKSLGFVNRFGYGVQRAQALLVQNGNPPAQFEFDEHSVLVKIFRRLT from the coding sequence ATGTTATCCGAAGATCAGCTAAAAGTATTATTGACCGATATGGAGGCCGATACTATTGAACGAACGACAGCAGTAAGTGATACCGATAAATTCAGTCAGGCGATCTGTGCATTTGCCAATGATTTGCCCAATCATCGAAACCCGGGTTATCTTTTGATAGGAGTAACGGACAAAGGAGTTCTGTCCGGGCTGACTGTTACTGATGAACTCCTCAAAAACCTTGGCGGTATTCGCTCTCAAGGCAATGTGTTACCCCAGCCTTACATGACTGTCGCCAGATTCGCACTCTCCGGTGGAGATGTAGCTGTTGTTGAAGTTCATCCCTGTGATCTTCCCCCGGTGCGTTATAAAGGACGGGTGTACATCAGAGTCGGGCCACGGAAAGGCATTGCCAATGAGCAGGAAGAGCGTGTTCTTACAGAACGGCGTGTTGCCCTTGCCCGCTCTTTTGATGCCCGTCCTTGTTCAGAAGCAACAATTGAAGACATCGCGTTAGGTCAATTTGATGCCTATCGGCGGGAAGCTGTTGATCCTGAAACCATTGCGGCAAACAATCGAAATATTGAATTACAGTTGGCATCTTTGCGGTTGTACGACCCCAAACCAGCCTGCCCAACGTATGGCGGTATATTACTTTTTGGGAAAAACCCCAGATTCTTTTTACCAGGAGCTTATGTTCAATATCTCAAGCTACCCGGAACAGATTTGACGGAACAGCCTGACGACCAGTCAGAGATTTCCGGCGACCTTCACACCTTGTTACGAGAGCTGGAAGGGAGAATCAAGCTTCTGATACAGACAACCATGCGCAAGGTCACTGCCTTTGAGGAAAAACTGCAACCTGACTATCCCGAGTGGGCGTTACGGGAGCTGCTTATGAATGCGGTTATGCACCGTAACTACGACAGTAATTCACCAATTCGCTTTTATGCATTCATCGATCATCTTGAGATCCAGAGTCCAGGTGGTTTGTATGGTGAGGCTACACCGGAAAACTTTCCTACTCGTAACAGTTACCGTAATCCAGTTATTGCTGAAGCCATGAAATCACTCGGTTTTGTGAACAGGTTCGGCTATGGTGTTCAGCGAGCGCAAGCGCTTTTGGTACAGAACGGCAACCCTCCTGCTCAATTTGAGTTCGATGAGCACTCCGTATTGGTCAAGATCTTCAGGAGGTTGACATGA
- a CDS encoding ParA family protein, which translates to MKTIAFFNNKGGVGKTSLVYHLAWMFADHGIKTLAVDLDPQANLTAMFLDENRLEQLWPDDEHPDTVYGSIRPILRGTGDIAQPSVEMITETLGLIPGDLGLSRFEDKLSDAWPRCHNRDESAFRTMTAFHRLVQRGSEWGAELVLIDVGPNLGAINRSALIASDQVCLPLAPDLFSLQGLKNLGPTLREWRTVWAELLAKAPADLPMPRGAMQPVGYIVMQHGILDTRPVKAYKRWMDKIPKVYREAVLNEPIISLPPVAQDPYCLSLLKHYRSLMPMAMEARKPIFFLKSADGAIGAHIEAVRSCYSDFQNLAAKIAAAAGIAFQ; encoded by the coding sequence ATGAAAACAATAGCCTTTTTTAATAACAAAGGCGGTGTAGGCAAGACCTCACTGGTCTATCATCTTGCCTGGATGTTTGCAGACCATGGCATAAAAACACTTGCGGTCGATCTTGATCCGCAAGCCAACCTCACGGCCATGTTTCTCGATGAAAATCGGCTTGAGCAATTATGGCCAGATGATGAGCATCCTGATACGGTTTATGGCTCAATTCGCCCGATTTTACGGGGAACAGGTGATATTGCTCAACCCAGTGTAGAAATGATCACCGAGACCCTCGGTCTTATTCCTGGCGACCTTGGCTTGTCGCGGTTTGAAGATAAACTTTCGGATGCATGGCCCCGGTGTCATAATCGTGATGAATCAGCTTTTCGAACAATGACAGCGTTTCATCGTCTTGTGCAGCGAGGATCGGAATGGGGCGCAGAACTGGTTTTGATTGATGTTGGCCCAAATCTCGGTGCAATCAATCGTTCGGCGTTGATTGCTTCCGATCAGGTTTGTTTGCCGTTGGCTCCTGATCTTTTCTCCCTGCAAGGTCTCAAGAATCTTGGACCGACACTTCGAGAGTGGCGTACCGTATGGGCGGAACTTCTCGCCAAAGCCCCTGCCGATTTGCCAATGCCCAGAGGGGCGATGCAGCCTGTCGGTTACATCGTTATGCAGCATGGCATTCTCGATACACGACCTGTCAAGGCATATAAACGCTGGATGGACAAGATACCTAAAGTTTATCGGGAAGCTGTTCTAAATGAACCAATTATCTCTTTGCCGCCTGTTGCGCAAGATCCATACTGCCTGTCACTCCTCAAGCATTACCGAAGCTTAATGCCAATGGCAATGGAGGCTCGTAAACCGATTTTTTTCCTGAAATCTGCCGACGGGGCGATTGGAGCCCACATCGAAGCTGTGAGGAGTTGCTATTCAGATTTTCAGAATTTGGCAGCTAAAATAGCGGCGGCGGCAGGAATCGCGTTTCAATGA